A stretch of Leishmania infantum JPCM5 genome chromosome 19 DNA encodes these proteins:
- a CDS encoding putative mitochondrial carrier protein, whose amino-acid sequence MSSSEKKHAAWVDVVAGGFGGALAKSLLSPFQRIVVLQQLGQHKSYSIAQLVRHIYAQEGLKSFWRGNLTSMVIRVPYSGIQFLLYTQLKFFFQDWLDRRHAAAALSGHQADGSSDNDNASSAATSRGLGMEKFVMKCGAGGISATIAGAAVYPGEVVRLRLMSGEKKFTGIAHTCGLVYRETRSLRNFYRGLGASLMQRVPDILVSFATYETIKYAVLDSPDPLLFKDNDAARNVLSTMVGGSAAAIASILVAFPLDVAKRRIGMSGQGTDKTVYRGVGDCLRQIYAKEGVRGWYAGAFVEAVRCVPQVILMWMFIEVIQKKLSPYARVASAEDEMAKRKKGP is encoded by the coding sequence ATGTCCAGCAGTGAGAAGAAGCATGCCGCGTGGGTGGATGTAGTCGCCGGCGGCTTTGGCGGGGCGCTCGCCAAGTCTCTCCTCAGTCCTTTTCAACGCATCGTCGTACTGCAGCAACTCGGGCAGCACAAGAGCTACAGCATCGCCCAACTGGTGCGTCACATATATGCGCAGGAAGGCTTGAAAAGCTTCTGGCGCGGCAACCTCACCTCGATGGTGATTCGAGTGCCGTACAGCGGCATTCAGTTTTTGCTCTACACCCAGCTCAAGTTCTTCTTCCAAGATTGGCTGGATCGTCGtcatgccgccgcggcgctgtctGGCCACCAGGCGGACGGTAGTAGCGATAACGACAACGCGTCCAGCGCCGCGACATCGCGCGGGCTGGGGATGGAGAAGTTCGTCATGaagtgcggcgccggcggcatctCGGCCACgatcgccggcgctgccgtctaCCCGGGCGAAGTtgtccgcctccgcctcatGTCTGGCGAGAAAAAGTTTACCGGCATTGCTCATACGTGCGGGCTCGTTTATCGGGAgacgcgctcgctgcgcaaCTTCTACCGCGGCCTCGGGGCGTCGCTCATGCAGCGCGTGCCAGACATCCTAGTCAGCTTCGCTACGTACGAGACGATCAAGTACGCCGTGCTGGACAGCCCCGACCCGCTCCTCTTCAAGGACAATGACGCGGCGCGAAACGTGCTGTCAACGATGGTCGGTggctccgccgcggcgataGCCTCCATCCTCGTAGCGTTCCCACTCGACGTAGCGAAGCGGCGCATCGGCATGTCTGGCCAAGGCACCGACAAGACAGTTTACCGCGGTGTCGGCGACTGCCTGCGACAGATCTACGCCAAGGAGGGCGTCCGTGGCTGGTACGCTGGGGCCTTTGTCGAGGCGGTGCGGTGTGTGCCGCAGGTGATCCTCATGTGGATGTTCATCGAGGTCATCCAAAAGAAGTTGTCACCCTACGCGAGAGTGGCATCCGCCGAAGACGAGATGGCGAAGCGGAAGAAGGGTCCTTGA
- a CDS encoding putative proteasome regulatory non-ATP-ase subunit, with product MSTPEARAQVYLVNLRSRLEEKNNASAAATVSRALDYFEQRFWYELSSELLQLIRDPMVLEDAYELYADVIVAVRADISPIAYVMIVRSVCFAPHSTTQKALELVEGACASLIHSSSEQGHYAALCIRALLLLESTSPEESAALAAVPGSPPHTARKLLEQTEMYLHGLKMHEVEPVLVALYGMARGRDYEIRRQHTSYYKNAFDIIIFLEKADLPMRDEDVTALAYKTVVAGLLSDKIFNFGKLLNFDQFVSRLQRESCPQRWALEMMRLCNEGDVANFEAFFRQHQQQISQEPQLVSASATLHRKVRLMALLHLIFYTPLSERTFAFHAVAQRCGVPDSGAEPLLLEALAHGIIKGRMDGLKREVRITWVESRVLSLEEVKALAQHVSQWREQVVGLTNSVKEMTKKIPQ from the coding sequence ATGTCGACTCCAGAGGCCCGCGCACAGGTCTACCTGGTCAACCTCCGCAGCAggctggaggagaagaacaatgccagcgccgctgccacggtGTCGCGCGCGCTCGACTACTTTGAGCAACGCTTCTGGTATGAGCTGTCAAGTGAATTGCTGCAGCTGATCCGTGACCCGATGGTGCTGGAGGACGCGTACGAGCTGTACGCGGACGTTATTGTGGCCGTACGGGCTGACATCTCGCCTATCGCATACGTCATGATTGTTCGCTCCGTCTGCTTCGCTCCGCATAGCACGACgcagaaggcgctggagCTTGTCGagggcgcgtgcgcctctctcaTCCATAGCAGCTCGGAGCAGGGGCACTACGCTGCCTTGTGCATCCGTGCCCTCCTGCTACTCGAGAGCACGAGCCCCGAGGagagcgcggcgctggcggcggtgcctgggtcgccgccgcacacggCACGCAAGTTACTGGAGCAGACCGAGATGTACCTGCACGGCCTCAAGATGCACGAGGTGGAGCCGGTGCTGGTCGCGCTGTACGGCATGGCACGCGGTCGTGACTACGAGATCCGGCGCCAGCACACGAGTTACTACAAAAACGCGTTCGACATCATTATCTTTTTGGAGAAGGCGGACCTGCCCATGCGCGACGAGGACGTCACCGCGCTGGCGTACAAGACCGTGGTCGCCGGCCTGCTCTCAGACAAAATCTTCAACTTCGGCAAGCTGCTCAACTTCGACCAATTTGTGTCCCGGCTGCAACGGGAGTCGTGCCCGCAGCGCTGGGCGCTGGAGATGATGCGGCTGTGCAACGAAGGCGACGTGGCCAACTTCGAGGCCTTTttccggcagcaccagcagcagatTTCACAGGAGCCCCAGCTCGTgagcgcgtcggcgacgctgcaccGAAAGGTGCGGctcatggcgctgctgcatctcaTCTTCTACACCCCTTTGAGCGAGCGCACCTTTGCCTTtcacgcggtggcgcagcggtgcggtgTCCCGGATAGCGGGGCGGAGCCGCTGTTGCTCGAGGCGCTCGCTCACGGCATTATCAAGGGCCGGATGGACGGCTTGAAGAGGGAGGTGCGCATTACGTGGGTGGAGTCGCGTGTGCTGAGCCTtgaggaggtgaaggcgtTGGCGCAGCATGTGTCGCAGTGGCGAGAGCAGGTCGTGGGGCTCACGAACTCGGTGAAGGAGATGACAAAGAAGATCCCGCAGTAG